A section of the Castanea sativa cultivar Marrone di Chiusa Pesio chromosome 12, ASM4071231v1 genome encodes:
- the LOC142620412 gene encoding uncharacterized protein LOC142620412 — translation MEVDHFFQQKEKEIDHFSHEHRLTLVESEKQISQEYRKMNVICKACQKFCSVPLYACTQTQCSFYLHKSCAEFPTEFQNPFHPHGPLILLFDADISFPCGACFKSCDGFYFHCEVCNFDLHVDCAFLMPTVEEEQQQQGCKQLKHTTHMHPLVLVEKKYEVVNRVKCLVCGEHCFGPCYGCDPCGVFLHQPCAELQYPQKIESFTHACPLALQTRVHSFCCQACDTCMMSISYHCEQCWFDIDVECALLRSIKSDDGKQIKHINHRHPLSLIEKFGDTDQVYCYACGKGSLGTTYYVCNKYEGEFSLHESCADSAPRIYDYLHPDHPLSLLLRPTNTTPVRFRCNACRGDCCDLTYRCDLCDFNMHEKCTGQVPTIKYQSDKHLLLLVPKMGG, via the coding sequence ATGGAGGTTGATCATTTCTTccagcaaaaagaaaaggaaattgatCATTTCAGTCATGAGCACCGGTTGACCCTTGTTGAAAGTGAGAAACAAATTTCACAAGAGTACAGGAAGATGAATGTTATATGCAAAGCGTGCCAGAAATTCTGCTCCGTTCCACTCTACGCTTGCACCCAGACCCAGTGCTCATTTTATCTGCACAAATCATGCGCCGAGTTCCCAACAGAGTTCCAAAATCCCTTTCACCCACATGGACCTCTCATTCTACTCTTCGACGCGGATATATCTTTTCCCTGCGGAGCTTGTTTTAAAAGTTGCGACGGCTTTTACTTCCACTGTGAGGTATGTAATTTTGACCTGCATGTTGATTGTGCTTTTCTAATGCCCACTGTAGAAGAAGAACAACAACAGCAAGGCTGTAAGCAACTAAAACACACCACCCACATGCATCCACTGGTACTGGTTGAAAAGAAGTATGAGGTAGTCAATCGTGTTAAATGCCTTGTATGTGGGGAACATTGCTTCGGTCCTTGCTATGGCTGTGACCCTTGTGGCGTCTTTCTTCACCAACCATGTGCTGAACTCCAGTACCCACAAAAAATAGAGAGCTTTACTCACGCATGCCCTCTGGCCCTGCAGACTCGTGTCCATTCCTTTTGCTGCCAAGCCTGTGACACTTGTATGATGAGCATTTCTTACCACTGTGAGCAGTGCTGGTTTGATATTGATGTTGAATGCGCCTTATTAAGGAGCATAAAATCTGATGACGGAAAGCAAATTAAACATATCAACCACAGGCATCCCTTGTCTCTCATTGAGAAATTTGGTGATACTGACCAAGTTTATTGCTACGCTTGTGGGAAAGGCTCCTTAGGAACAACCTACTACGTATGCAACAAATATGAAGGGGAATTTTCACTCCATGAATCCTGTGCTGATTCTGCTCCGAGGATCTATGACTACCTCCACCCAGACCACCCTCTATCCCTGCTTCTTAGGCCAACCAATACAACCCCAGTCAGATTTCGATGCAATGCGTGCCGTGGCGATTGCTGTGACTTAACCTACCGATGTGACCTCTGTGATTTTAACATGCATGAGAAATGCACTGGACAAGTTCCCACTATAAAATACCAAAGTGACAAACACCTTCTCTTATTGGTGCCAAAGATGGGGGGCTGA